From the genome of Uranotaenia lowii strain MFRU-FL chromosome 1, ASM2978415v1, whole genome shotgun sequence, one region includes:
- the LOC129738200 gene encoding uncharacterized protein LOC129738200, translating to MPKKESFDMIPTTVKLCRIVGLLDRDVAGDTRQRAVVVISGITVFMTIPNLIYLIRKEKNLEHTFRVVIESIALVSIVLRLMFHYINRDGMQACYDDVRSVFNEYVDNPVAEVQKTLKHLYKSAEFLVKFYLYGVMSQAVSFGLIQAVITTVKYFVNGHVEQFPAPVIEADHFFFAYDSSFWIWLPVMANALIWQYYLVVILMANECLHWNLLHHVSCLFKIMSLEILQTNDDGVSSSFRAKIIRIIRLQNVCYKSAEHLEDSLSPVMVLLYCSCILQACIGMFVISVVNNFFLIALMAFIFQYTTFLIFSFSMLSTELIEASVSLSDAVYSLEWYNRTLEEQKLLQFVHMRSQKMVAISAGKFFSMTRATFAGAMRTVFSYDTLMRQFYDK from the exons ATGCCCAAGAAGGAGTCCTTCGATATGATACCAACGACGGTAAAACTGTGCCGCATCGTTGGATTGCTGGACCGGGACGTTGCCGGTGATACCCGACAGAGAGCCGTTGTGGTAATTTCGGGCATAACGGTGTTCATGACCATACCGAATCTGATTTATCTCATCAGAAAGGAGAAAAATTTGGAACACACCTTCCGGGTTGTTATCGAATCGATCGCATTGGTAAGCATCGTTCTCCGGTTGATGTTCCATTACATCAATCGGGACGGGATGCAGGCGTGTTATGATGACGTTCGAAGCGTTTTCAACGAATATGTTGATAACCCGGTAGCTGAGGTTCAAAAGACCTTGAAGCATTTGTACAAATCGGCGGAATTTCTAGTAAAATTCTATCTATACGGGGTGATGTCTCAGGCAGTCAGTTTTGGACTTATCCAGGCCGTTATTACTACCGTAAAATATTTCGTAAATGGTCACGTGGAGCAGTTCCCAGCACCAGTTATTGAAGCAGA tcattttttctTCGCATATGATTCATCTTTCTGGATATGGTTGCCCGTCATGGCGAACGCTCTGATCTGGCAGTACTATTTAGTGGTCATACTGATGGCAAACGAGTGCCTCCATTGGAATCTGCTGCATCATGTTTCGtgccttttcaaaataatgagtcTCGAAATTCTACAAACCAACGATGACGGGGTCAGCAGTTCGTTTAGGGCCAAAATAATAAGGATTATTCGCCTTCAAAACGTTTGCTACAA GAGCGCCGAACATTTGGAAGATTCCTTAAGTCCCGTGATGGTTTTGTTGTACTGCTCGTGCATTCTTCAAGCCTGTATCGGTATGTTTGTGATAAGTGTG gtcaataacttttttcttataGCACTTATGGCATTCATCTTTCAGTACACAACTTTCCTGATTTTTTCCTTCTCGATGCTTAGTACCGAGCTGATCGAAGCC AGCGTTTCACTTTCGGATGCCGTCTATTCGCTGGAATGGTACAATCGCACCCTGGAAGAGCAAAAATTGCTACAATTTGTACACATGCGATCGCAAAAGATGGTTGCCATCAGCGCAGGAAAGTTCTTTTCCATGACGAGGGCCACATTCGCCGGG GCGATGCGGACGGTATTCTCATATGACACATTGATGAGGCAATTTTATGACAAATAA